One Megalops cyprinoides isolate fMegCyp1 chromosome 4, fMegCyp1.pri, whole genome shotgun sequence genomic window carries:
- the LOC118776865 gene encoding dematin-like isoform X1 yields MMQKQQTRTSPGSVSSSRGPSVPGSPAVTIVAKMDNQVIGYKDLAAIPKDKAILDIERPDLMIYEPHFNYSSLDRSELPRSRERSMSPRSITPPPSPETFASKEAREWPEEKSPGGSSLGSTIQIRKVSSSSKGPMQHFHRPDNGTNIYKKPPIYKQDVPMSVPHSKHIEDLIIESSKFPAAQPPDPNQPSKIETDYWPCPPSLAVVETEWRKKASQKKAGGERNEEDEEYDDGDLSEDMSRLRQLQRQELNKIQSNLGKLILKEEIEKSAPIRRKTRSLPDRTPMHLGSSSNASKSTSLPACSRTGLARLQSAEFSPADNDKGGSGLQNGESQRGRMDRGNSLPSMLEQKIYPYEMLIVTHRGRSKLPPGVDRMRLERHLAPEEFQQLFGMPIEEFDQLSLWKRNDLKKKVSLF; encoded by the exons ATGATGCAGAAG cagcagacccGGACTTCTCCTGGCAGTGTGTCCTCCTCCCGGGGGCCCAGTGTTCCTGGATCCCCGGCTGTCACCATTGTG GCAAAAATGGACAATCAGGTCATAGGATATAAGGATTTGGCAGCCATCCCCAAAGACAAAGCCATACTCGACATTGAACGGCCAGACTTAATGATCTATGAGCCACATTTCAACTACTCCTCCCTGGATAGATCAGAGCTGCCCAGGAGTCGAGAG aggTCCATGTCGCCCCGctccatcacccccccaccctcccctgaG ACATTTGCGAGCAAGGAGGCCAGGGAGTGGCCAGAGGAGAAGTCCCCTGGGGGGTCCTCGCTGGGATCGACCATTCAGATCCGCAAAGTCAGCAGCTCCTCCAAGGGCCCCATGCAGCACTTTCATCGGCCAG acaaCGGTACTAACATCTACAAGAAGCCACCCATTTACAAACAAG ATGTCCCCATGTCAGTCCCGCACAGCAAACACATAGAGGATCTCATCATCGAGTCGTCCAAATTCCCTGCCGCCCAGCCACCCGATCCCAACCAGCCCTCCAAGATCGAGACAGACTACTGGCCCTGTCCGCCCTCTCTGGCTGTTGTAG AGACCGAGTGGAGGAAGAAGGCCTCACAGAAgaaggcaggaggagagaggaacgaggaggacgaggagtACGATGATGGAGACCTGAGTGAGGACATGTCCAGGCTGAGGCAGCTGCAGAGGCAGGAGCTCAACAAG atCCAGTCCAACCTGGGGAAACTGATCCTGAAAGAGGAAATAGAGAAGTCAGCCCCCATCCGCAGGAAAACCCGCTCGCTGCCAGACAGGACGCCCATGCACCTGG GTTCATCTTCCAACGCCTCCAAATCCACCTCCCTGCCAGCATGCAGCAGGACTGGCCTCGCTAGG CTCCAGTCTGCTGAGTTCTCCCCTGCTGACAATGACAAGGGAGGATCAG GTCTTCAG AATGGAGAATCTCAGAGAGGGAGGATGGACAGAGGAAACTCACTGCCCAGTATGTTGGAACAGAAG ATCTATCCCTATGAAATGCTCATTGTGACCCACAGAGGCAGAAGTAAACTCCCACCAGGGGTTGACAGGATGAGACTGGAG AGACACCTGGCTCCTGAGGAATTCCAGCAGTTGTTTGGAATGCCCATCGAGGAATTCGAtcagctctctctctggaaGCGCAACGACCTGAAGAAGAAGGTTTCACTCTTTTAG
- the LOC118776865 gene encoding dematin-like isoform X2 codes for MMQKQQTRTSPGSVSSSRGPSVPGSPAVTIVAKMDNQVIGYKDLAAIPKDKAILDIERPDLMIYEPHFNYSSLDRSELPRSRERSMSPRSITPPPSPETFASKEAREWPEEKSPGGSSLGSTIQIRKVSSSSKGPMQHFHRPDNGTNIYKKPPIYKQDVPMSVPHSKHIEDLIIESSKFPAAQPPDPNQPSKIETDYWPCPPSLAVVETEWRKKASQKKAGGERNEEDEEYDDGDLSEDMSRLRQLQRQELNKIQSNLGKLILKEEIEKSAPIRRKTRSLPDRTPMHLGSSSNASKSTSLPACSRTGLARLQSAEFSPADNDKGGSGLQIYPYEMLIVTHRGRSKLPPGVDRMRLERHLAPEEFQQLFGMPIEEFDQLSLWKRNDLKKKVSLF; via the exons ATGATGCAGAAG cagcagacccGGACTTCTCCTGGCAGTGTGTCCTCCTCCCGGGGGCCCAGTGTTCCTGGATCCCCGGCTGTCACCATTGTG GCAAAAATGGACAATCAGGTCATAGGATATAAGGATTTGGCAGCCATCCCCAAAGACAAAGCCATACTCGACATTGAACGGCCAGACTTAATGATCTATGAGCCACATTTCAACTACTCCTCCCTGGATAGATCAGAGCTGCCCAGGAGTCGAGAG aggTCCATGTCGCCCCGctccatcacccccccaccctcccctgaG ACATTTGCGAGCAAGGAGGCCAGGGAGTGGCCAGAGGAGAAGTCCCCTGGGGGGTCCTCGCTGGGATCGACCATTCAGATCCGCAAAGTCAGCAGCTCCTCCAAGGGCCCCATGCAGCACTTTCATCGGCCAG acaaCGGTACTAACATCTACAAGAAGCCACCCATTTACAAACAAG ATGTCCCCATGTCAGTCCCGCACAGCAAACACATAGAGGATCTCATCATCGAGTCGTCCAAATTCCCTGCCGCCCAGCCACCCGATCCCAACCAGCCCTCCAAGATCGAGACAGACTACTGGCCCTGTCCGCCCTCTCTGGCTGTTGTAG AGACCGAGTGGAGGAAGAAGGCCTCACAGAAgaaggcaggaggagagaggaacgaggaggacgaggagtACGATGATGGAGACCTGAGTGAGGACATGTCCAGGCTGAGGCAGCTGCAGAGGCAGGAGCTCAACAAG atCCAGTCCAACCTGGGGAAACTGATCCTGAAAGAGGAAATAGAGAAGTCAGCCCCCATCCGCAGGAAAACCCGCTCGCTGCCAGACAGGACGCCCATGCACCTGG GTTCATCTTCCAACGCCTCCAAATCCACCTCCCTGCCAGCATGCAGCAGGACTGGCCTCGCTAGG CTCCAGTCTGCTGAGTTCTCCCCTGCTGACAATGACAAGGGAGGATCAG GTCTTCAG ATCTATCCCTATGAAATGCTCATTGTGACCCACAGAGGCAGAAGTAAACTCCCACCAGGGGTTGACAGGATGAGACTGGAG AGACACCTGGCTCCTGAGGAATTCCAGCAGTTGTTTGGAATGCCCATCGAGGAATTCGAtcagctctctctctggaaGCGCAACGACCTGAAGAAGAAGGTTTCACTCTTTTAG